One segment of Streptomyces sp. XD-27 DNA contains the following:
- a CDS encoding magnesium and cobalt transport protein CorA — MRRVIVDCAVYQDGRRIEGPADFSAALDRARAARNAFLWIGLYEPTEEEFAMVSSDFGLHPLAVEDALSAHQRPKLEVYEDSLFLVLKPVQYEDKYSAVTTGELMVFVGDCFVVTVRHGEANPLGVVRERLERTPEVLRHGPTAVMYAVADAVVDHYLEVADELHIDLDELEADVFSPESGRLAFTAGRIYSFKRQVLEFRRAAGPLDDPMARLAGGGVPFVHAGSRPFFRDVGDHLTRANEHVDGLDRLLSDVLAAHLAQVGVRQNDDVRKISAWAAMIAVPTMLAGIYGMNFDHMPELAQPWGYPAVLVLMVGSVLLLHRFFKRRGWL, encoded by the coding sequence ATACGCCGCGTGATCGTGGATTGCGCCGTCTATCAGGACGGGCGCCGTATCGAGGGGCCCGCGGACTTCTCAGCGGCCCTCGACCGGGCGCGGGCGGCCCGGAACGCCTTCTTGTGGATCGGCCTGTACGAGCCGACCGAAGAGGAGTTCGCCATGGTGAGCAGCGATTTCGGGCTGCATCCGCTGGCCGTGGAGGACGCCCTGTCCGCGCACCAGCGGCCCAAGCTGGAGGTCTACGAGGACTCGCTGTTCCTGGTGCTCAAGCCGGTCCAGTACGAGGACAAGTACAGCGCGGTCACCACGGGTGAGCTGATGGTCTTCGTCGGCGACTGCTTCGTGGTGACCGTGCGGCATGGCGAGGCCAATCCGCTGGGGGTGGTCCGGGAGCGGCTGGAGCGCACGCCGGAGGTGCTCCGGCACGGCCCCACGGCGGTGATGTACGCAGTCGCCGACGCCGTGGTGGACCACTATCTGGAGGTCGCGGACGAGCTCCACATCGACCTCGACGAGCTGGAGGCGGACGTCTTCTCTCCGGAGAGCGGCCGGTTGGCGTTCACGGCCGGGCGGATCTACTCGTTCAAGCGGCAGGTGCTGGAGTTCCGCCGGGCCGCGGGCCCGCTGGACGATCCGATGGCGCGGCTCGCCGGCGGCGGGGTGCCGTTCGTGCACGCGGGCTCGCGGCCGTTCTTCCGCGACGTCGGCGACCACCTCACGCGCGCGAACGAGCATGTGGACGGCCTGGACCGGCTGCTGTCGGATGTGCTGGCCGCGCATCTCGCGCAGGTGGGCGTGCGGCAGAACGACGACGTGCGCAAGATCTCGGCCTGGGCGGCGATGATCGCCGTACCCACGATGCTGGCGGGGATCTACGGCATGAACTTCGACCACATGCCGGAGCTGGCGCAGCCCTGGGGGTATCCGGCCGTCCTGGTCCTCATGGTCGGTTCCGTACTGCTACTGCACCGGTTCTTCAAGCGGCGCGGCTGGCTGTGA
- a CDS encoding ferritin-like domain-containing protein, translated as MLSAKSLFQEILDNDHSFQLFCSIAASGEAQGGWENGRIAALVPDSQRALAPKIARHGADEDKHGRIFNALLRKRSLEPVEVPREADYTMLLEARGIGLAHDKLRRDEPLTEHDIVIYLAHSRVTEERASAQMRLLRKHFGNHPDIGRAVKMISHDEDNHLAYCHEELLRLAAAGHGRLIQATLREAALTEIEVYRDVSLAVMAHMGRILGWPRAKAAVLAAGIRAAYAVERFAGWRRMVTLRMPERLDALGGPATTAPEFA; from the coding sequence GTGCTCTCGGCGAAAAGTCTCTTCCAGGAGATCCTCGACAACGACCACTCGTTCCAGCTCTTCTGCTCCATCGCGGCCAGCGGCGAGGCCCAGGGCGGTTGGGAGAACGGCCGGATCGCCGCCCTGGTGCCGGACAGCCAGCGTGCGCTCGCGCCCAAGATCGCGCGACACGGGGCGGACGAGGACAAGCACGGCAGGATCTTCAACGCCCTGCTGCGCAAGCGCTCACTGGAGCCGGTCGAGGTGCCGCGCGAGGCCGACTACACGATGCTCCTGGAAGCGCGCGGCATCGGCCTCGCGCACGACAAGCTCCGCCGCGACGAGCCGCTCACCGAACACGACATCGTCATCTACCTCGCCCACAGCCGGGTCACCGAGGAACGCGCCTCCGCCCAGATGCGGCTGCTGCGGAAGCACTTCGGGAACCATCCCGACATCGGGCGCGCGGTCAAGATGATCTCCCATGACGAGGACAACCACCTCGCCTACTGCCACGAGGAACTGCTGCGCCTGGCCGCCGCCGGGCACGGACGGCTCATCCAGGCCACCCTGCGCGAGGCGGCGCTGACCGAGATCGAGGTCTACCGCGACGTCAGCCTCGCGGTGATGGCCCATATGGGCCGCATCCTCGGCTGGCCGCGCGCCAAGGCGGCGGTGCTCGCCGCGGGCATCCGCGCCGCGTACGCCGTCGAGCGCTTCGCCGGGTGGCGGCGGATGGTGACGCTGCGGATGCCGGAACGGCTCGACGCGCTGGGCGGCCCGGCCACGACGGCTCCGGAGTTCGCCTGA
- a CDS encoding LLM class F420-dependent oxidoreductase, which translates to MKLGINLGYWGAGMDADNLAVAREADKLGYSVCWAAEAYGSDAATVLSWVAAQTERIDVGSAIFQIPARTPAMTAMTAATLDSLSGGRFRLGLGVSGPQVSEGWYGTKFDKPLARTREYVEIVRKAMSRERLTHEGAHWTLPLPGGPGKPIKLTVHPVREHIPLYIAAMGPKNLEQTGEIADGALLLFFAPEHAEETTLGSLRAGRAKAGKDLDGFDVVPTVPLALGEDVGALADQFRPYTALYVGGMGSAKQNFYNQLARRMGYEKEAAEIQEKYLSGDKNGAAAAVPHELIDSTALLGPVERVADRMQAYAEAGVTTLSLTPAGFTLEERVAGLRAGVAALERAGLA; encoded by the coding sequence ATGAAGCTCGGAATCAATCTCGGCTACTGGGGCGCCGGGATGGACGCGGACAACCTCGCGGTCGCCCGCGAGGCCGACAAGCTCGGCTACTCGGTCTGCTGGGCCGCCGAGGCCTACGGCTCCGACGCCGCGACGGTGCTCTCCTGGGTGGCTGCCCAGACGGAGCGGATCGACGTGGGTTCCGCGATCTTCCAGATCCCGGCCCGTACCCCCGCGATGACCGCCATGACCGCCGCCACCCTCGACTCCCTCTCCGGCGGCCGCTTCCGCCTCGGCCTCGGGGTCTCCGGCCCGCAGGTCTCGGAGGGCTGGTACGGGACGAAGTTCGACAAGCCGCTCGCCCGCACCCGTGAGTACGTGGAGATCGTCCGCAAGGCGATGTCACGTGAGCGGCTGACCCACGAGGGCGCCCACTGGACCCTCCCGCTGCCCGGCGGCCCCGGCAAGCCGATCAAGCTCACCGTGCACCCGGTGCGCGAGCACATCCCGCTGTACATCGCCGCCATGGGCCCCAAGAACCTGGAGCAGACCGGCGAGATCGCCGACGGCGCGCTGCTCCTCTTCTTCGCCCCCGAGCACGCGGAGGAGACCACGCTCGGCTCCCTGCGCGCCGGCCGGGCGAAGGCGGGCAAGGACCTGGACGGCTTCGACGTGGTGCCGACCGTGCCGCTCGCGCTCGGCGAGGACGTCGGCGCCCTGGCCGACCAGTTCCGGCCGTACACCGCGCTCTACGTGGGCGGCATGGGCAGCGCCAAGCAGAACTTCTACAACCAGCTCGCGCGGCGCATGGGGTACGAGAAGGAGGCCGCCGAGATCCAGGAGAAGTACCTGTCCGGTGACAAGAACGGCGCCGCCGCCGCCGTACCGCACGAGCTGATCGACTCCACCGCGCTGCTCGGCCCCGTCGAGCGCGTCGCCGACCGTATGCAGGCGTACGCCGAGGCGGGGGTCACCACCCTGTCCCTGACTCCGGCGGGCTTCACGCTGGAGGAGCGGGTGGCCGGCCTGCGGGCGGGCGTGGCGGCGCTGGAGCGCGCCGGTCTGGCCTGA